The following are encoded in a window of Solibacillus sp. FSL R7-0668 genomic DNA:
- the rlmD gene encoding 23S rRNA (uracil(1939)-C(5))-methyltransferase RlmD: MTAPIKKNERTTVYIEDFTHDGNGVAKIDGYPLFIQGALPGETVEVHVLKTLKNYGFAKIVEILTKSPDRVDAPCDYFEQCGGCQLQHLSYEGQLKWKQSMVENAMKRLGKIDAPVHPVKGMDEPWHYRNKSQIPFAQSETGEIVAGFYKTKSHNIVNMERCLIQTGEADTMMADLKHELMVLGVRPYDEASHQGMLRHVVVRKGRATGEVMVVLVTKAKKFPQKEEVIAKIRALVPNVTSIVQNVNSDKTNVIFGNDTFTLWGKDTIEDTIGNVRFEISARSFYQVNPLQTEVLYKQALDYAQLEGNECVIDAYCGIGSISLFLAQKAGHVMGVEIVEQAIEDAKRNAELNGFTNTYFEAGPAEEVIPRWYAEGKVADVLVVDPPRKGCDEALLNTIIEQKPKRVVYVSCNPATLARDLRILEDGGYKTQEVQPVDMFPHTTHCECCAWLELAD; this comes from the coding sequence ATGACAGCACCAATTAAAAAGAATGAGCGTACAACAGTTTATATAGAAGATTTCACACATGATGGCAATGGCGTTGCGAAAATCGATGGCTATCCATTATTTATTCAAGGGGCACTGCCTGGTGAAACAGTGGAAGTGCATGTATTGAAAACGTTAAAAAACTACGGCTTTGCGAAAATCGTAGAAATTTTAACGAAATCACCCGACCGTGTAGATGCACCATGCGACTATTTCGAACAATGCGGTGGTTGCCAATTACAGCATCTTTCCTATGAGGGACAACTCAAATGGAAGCAATCAATGGTCGAAAATGCCATGAAGCGCTTAGGCAAAATCGATGCGCCTGTTCATCCAGTAAAGGGAATGGACGAGCCATGGCATTACCGCAATAAATCTCAAATCCCATTTGCACAATCCGAAACAGGCGAGATTGTAGCAGGCTTTTACAAAACAAAATCGCATAACATTGTCAACATGGAGCGCTGCTTAATTCAAACAGGTGAAGCCGACACGATGATGGCCGATTTAAAGCATGAGCTTATGGTATTAGGCGTTCGTCCATATGACGAAGCCTCTCACCAAGGAATGCTGCGCCATGTTGTTGTGCGTAAAGGTCGTGCAACAGGCGAAGTGATGGTCGTACTTGTCACGAAAGCAAAAAAATTCCCACAAAAAGAGGAAGTCATCGCAAAAATCCGAGCACTTGTACCAAATGTGACGTCCATTGTCCAAAACGTAAACAGCGACAAAACGAATGTTATTTTCGGTAACGATACGTTCACACTATGGGGCAAAGATACGATTGAAGACACAATCGGCAACGTACGCTTCGAAATTTCGGCACGTTCGTTCTATCAAGTAAACCCGCTTCAAACCGAAGTGCTCTACAAGCAAGCACTGGACTATGCACAGCTTGAAGGCAATGAATGTGTCATTGATGCCTACTGCGGTATCGGCTCCATCTCGCTATTTTTAGCACAAAAAGCCGGTCATGTCATGGGTGTTGAAATTGTCGAGCAAGCAATTGAAGACGCCAAACGCAATGCCGAGCTAAACGGCTTCACAAACACCTATTTCGAAGCCGGTCCAGCCGAGGAAGTCATCCCACGCTGGTACGCTGAGGGCAAAGTTGCAGACGTCTTAGTAGTAGACCCACCACGTAAAGGCTGTGATGAGGCGTTATTAAATACGATCATCGAGCAAAAGCCGAAACGTGTTGTTTATGTATCATGTAACCCTGCCACTTTAGCCCGTGATTTGCGTATTTTAGAGGACGGCGGGTATAAAACACAGGAAGTTCAGCCAGTGGATATGTTCCCACATACGACGCATTGTGAATGCTGTGCGTGGCTTGAACTAGCTGACTAA